gccaGTAGTCTGCATTGcggttaaataattatgtatgacaGCTGACAAATGTTtactcataattaataattataatcgtcttacaaatttattataattatttataattacttaattttttgaaacacttGCCAttgaattacatttaaaattatataaaaaaaattcttactgTTAGTCtccattttaattcaaatcatgGAGAAATTACAAGAACACGgatggtaaatattttattacttattttaaattcaataattaataattttaaattaattgttgtttttttaattaactatagGTATTTATCAGAACAAGGGTTcaatttaataagtaattcTGGAAAACTAAATGATATTTCGTCATTAATAAAACGTGCTATTGAcgtaagtttaataattattattttataattttattttacgtgAATGTTTGAgataaatgaaacaaaaattttaaattgacttaAATctcacatttatttaaaaatggatGTAATTTTATGAGTATGAACTAAGCAGacatgagaaaatttataaattttaaataaattaaacaaattaattaaaataatgaatctaagtatgaatttttaaattttcactcCAATTCtactgatattttatttatttgaaaatttaaaaaattgccacATGCCAGTTACATGTAcactcatataattttatgtttttatttaattagtagtaaattaataactgaaaaatttttacagtttgaTTTACGTGAAATCGGAAGTGGAGAAGGTGATTTTACAAGAAGTAAATTAGTCGTACAAATATCAAAGCTACGTAATGTTGCGGTACCAAAAAATAAGGAAGCATGTTCAGCACCTCGTAtgttgaaattatatttaactgacggtaaaaataattatcaagctGCTGAATATGATCAGATTGgtggaataaatataaatacaccACCGGGAactaaaatagtaattaaatctGGTGATATATTAATGGTACACGGTATTATAATACTGAAATCAAGTGACGTTGAGTGTGTGCTGGGTGGACGAGTGCAGAGTCTTATTGAGAAGTGGGAATTGAGTAAGAAATTGACCTCATACACGCGTGTGAGATCAGTTGAAGAGGGCGGCCCACCTCCTTGGATACCATTCggtcagaaaataataaaagttactgagaaagacaaaaaattcaagtcgcTGATTGACAGCAAAGAGGGAACTAGCAAAGATAGCGAGTTCGAGGCTCAGAGACAGGACGCTATTGCCGAAGCATCAAAACAGGGAAGTAAGAAAGTATTTGGCGGTGGTAATAAACCATTACTTGATTATTCTGTACAGAGGATAATTGATCAAGGGTTTACAATAGAGCAAGCGGAGTATGCGTTGAAAATGAACCGTAATAATGTTGATCGTGCTCTGAAATCACTTCAGAAAAACGATAACACGCATGGTAAACAGAATCGCGAGCCGCGAGAACCGAGAGAACCGCGAGGAAAACGTTCAGATAAGAAGAATGAAGAGACTAAACCCAGCAGCGGAAAGATTTCATTGTTTGATTTTCTTGAAGATAAGTTGCCTGCTCAGGCAACTGAACACACGGATACTTACTCATcaaatacttataataatgattacgGTAATTCTAGAATAGAAAATGAACGGCATAATCGTGATGGTGCTCGTGCTGGAGCTACTGGAGACACAACGCATTCACAGTCTACCAGTAGAGGTGGTAAAAGCCAAAAAGGTGGGCGCGCTGGTTATCAAACTTCATCACGAAATAATGAAGGTAACAAACCACCGAAgaaaaacaataatagtaataatgataataattataacaacaCATTGACATACGGAGTGTCAAATATGTCAATTAATTCATCATCTCATCAAAACAAACCACCGAGATTTCAAAAGCAGGATACTCACAACCAGAAGCAGCATCAGGACTATCATAGTCAGAGACATCAAGACTCTCAAAGACAGGATTATCAGAATCATACAAAGTATCAAGATTATCAGAATCCAAAGCATCAagagtttcaaaaatatcaagattttaattatcaacaaactGATAACTTGAAGAAATCATTTGATAGAAAGAATTCGTCTGCACAATCAAGAAATGACTATAATTACACTGGAATAAGTAATGAATTGCCAtcaaatagaaataaaaataatcaaaatgacaCTCGCTACGGTCAGTACGAAAACGATTCAAGTAAACAAAATTACGATactcaatttaataaacacCATAATACTAAAACTTACACAGAAACAAATCAAAAGACATTTGGATCAAATACAcacgaaaataattacaataaaaatcaattaaataaatatcaaattaatgatgttgagttcaataattcaaatgtaAATCGATcgacttataaaaataatagcagCAGTAGTGATAATTACAATAAGTACAATAACAGCAGCggtaataatttgaattcaaatggAACGTGGACATGGAAAAAAGGCGACCAATGTATGGCGAAGTATTGGGAagacaataaatattacaacGCCGAAGTGACGGCTGTGTCGGCACGCACGTGCGTTGTGCAGTTTAAAGACTTCAATAATTACGAAGAAGTATTACAAGTTGACTGCATACCAATTACAGAAGATATTGCTCCGAGTTTCGTAGCTCCCGAGGTCGATAATCGCCGTGGTGGCTACCGCGGCCCGCGTTACGATCAGAATAAAAATTCTGGAATGGAATTTAGACGCGGTGGAGGCGGTGCTGCAGTTCCCCCTGGAGGGTCAAATCGCGGGCACAATAAAAAACGCACGCAGCAACGGACTGCTCAGCCAATTTATCAACCTCCAGCACAACGTAGATAATTACTATGtctaaatgttaatttaaaattaaaatcgattaCAGTTTTTAAATGAAGGCTTAATATCCTGCCATCTTTAAATActcatgtaattatttatatatatatatagtaaaataattacagtacGATTTAATCATTAATGAGATATGAGATTGGTTGTAATGAGATCTGAATTATAATCAAAAGGGTCTACATTAACaggattataatttatgatctaCGATTTAAAGTAAACTATTAACTAGTCGCGTACTAGgtacagtaataaataatacaaaaaacttgaaactctttatttattattatatacattgtgaatagatttaaaaaaatgtatatgtacataaataacCAACTGAGATTTTATTGATCtgtatgatttaaaatttatttttaattaatttgtagaaATATACGTCGATACTCTGTAAACACAATtagtgtaatttaaataaaaaatttgttataattgaACATTGTACTAAAGCTAATTAATATacttacatatttaaaatatttaaattactttatttcaaattaccatttttttaaagttcgcAGTGACCGAGTTGTCTACAGGACCGAGATATTTTTCATACCCTgtgtaaatttcaaatttttatgacctAAATTACGAATTCATTGCCGTAAAATAGACGATAGAATTTGAAAACTTTCAAAAGTTCACGAAGctcagatttaaaaattcccgctTCAAGTCCAGGCCtcggttatttttatttatttttaaaaattaaatttattgttaatcagtaattcattttaatttgattaattaattataattattgacaacAATGAGTTatgataaattgataaatttttatatatttgtatttttgacATCAACGAAGtccaggaaaaattttatatttttaaatttttaatttcaaattgtccgaatttaaaattacaaataatttaaaaatgaatttaatttattattgatatttaatatttattattatatttaaaataataaatatcgataaaatagaaaactgtataaataaatttatcactcgACATTTTTTCTCATACTCAAACTGTCTTACTGATCtacttttacttaataaattacagtGTAATtgcatcaaaataataaataactcaatcaaaatatttgaaagtaacaaaatcacttaaataattaattagtcaaaACGACAATGAATTATCAAgtttaaatatgaaaacatacgcgtaaaaaaatataaacaaggTATATTTACAAGtcagaatatttaaaatgaataatttaacttacgcttatttataattaactaattatttctatttcttaaattatatattattcctataaaatatatgaattattgtCACGAATCTAGTGTGCAATGACATTTGACATGTCATAGTACCGtcctgaatttaaaaaaaaataatcgaccATCAGGAATAAatagaaatgtttttttgtgcaaataattattgacagtTTGCGTcacttctttttatttatttatttaaaaatatataattatatctttttaattattgtggtaagtttttcaaattatttttatttatttatctgccAAAAGTTTTAACctcaaataagaaaaattactgaCATTAATAAACttgtaattgttatttatttttacaggtaattaataaaaaacaattaaaatgcTGTATCGTACGTGTAATATGTTGAACATAATTTCTggtaaattaacttattacaATTTGGATCAGCTTTATTATCTCCAAGTATCATTAGCGAAACGTCACTCCAGTATTTTTGTAAAACAGTCTAGATGTagaacaaataattatcataaattacaatttaaaaataatgttaaagtCTGTGATAATAAATCTCCAGATATTATAGATATTAAACGTACAAGTATTGTTATCACACGACTAGCATCCAGTGATGATAAATCAGGCGATGAtgaaatagttaaattaaaaaatgaattaaaatcagcgatacataataaaatgatcgactttaaaaaaaaagatgtagGAATTGTCAAAGAACGTGTTTTAGAATCAGTCCCCTCACCAAACGAcacagaaattttaaaaaatgactctGGAAAAGATTCATTGCATCCAAATGTCATTAAAGGTTTGGATTCTTTCTGTAgagttttttattcattcatctATTTATCAagtgattaattatttcagcTAAAACAGTTCGAGTCGATCATTCAGCAGCATCACTAGagagaaattttataactccAGTGCGCGCGATgttggattttttattgaaaccaTCAGATCTTGAATCGTTACCAAAAACCAAACGGAGATCACCTTACGAGGACAAGCCACCGATAACTGTTTACTGGAGAAAAGACGTTGAAGCTAAGTAAGAGGGTTTGTTTCATATCATAtatcattttgattatatatatatttatttatattaatattttttaattttaaaacagagCCCTTGAAGTATGGGGTTCGCGTGAATCTTTGATGAAAGAACGGCTTAAAAGAGAACTCGAGCATAAAACTTACCAAcaaagtaattatatatagatacatttatttatttatttaagggCATTGTAAGCAGTACAGACAACTCTGATGTCATAAAAATGTCTTTTGAAAGGGCaagtatcaattaatttaagtaataataattattattattattgtagatATTTTTACGATGAAGAGACGATTGAAAGATTTTAGAAAAGAGATaggcaacaaaaaaaaaatagaagagaGAGAAGGACTTTTCAGT
Above is a window of Microplitis demolitor isolate Queensland-Clemson2020A chromosome 1, iyMicDemo2.1a, whole genome shotgun sequence DNA encoding:
- the LOC103578384 gene encoding tudor domain-containing protein 3 yields the protein MEKLQEHGWYLSEQGFNLISNSGKLNDISSLIKRAIDFDLREIGSGEGDFTRSKLVVQISKLRNVAVPKNKEACSAPRMLKLYLTDGKNNYQAAEYDQIGGININTPPGTKIVIKSGDILMVHGIIILKSSDVECVLGGRVQSLIEKWELSKKLTSYTRVRSVEEGGPPPWIPFGQKIIKVTEKDKKFKSLIDSKEGTSKDSEFEAQRQDAIAEASKQGSKKVFGGGNKPLLDYSVQRIIDQGFTIEQAEYALKMNRNNVDRALKSLQKNDNTHGKQNREPREPREPRGKRSDKKNEETKPSSGKISLFDFLEDKLPAQATEHTDTYSSNTYNNDYGNSRIENERHNRDGARAGATGDTTHSQSTSRGGKSQKGGRAGYQTSSRNNEGNKPPKKNNNSNNDNNYNNTLTYGVSNMSINSSSHQNKPPRFQKQDTHNQKQHQDYHSQRHQDSQRQDYQNHTKYQDYQNPKHQEFQKYQDFNYQQTDNLKKSFDRKNSSAQSRNDYNYTGISNELPSNRNKNNQNDTRYGQYENDSSKQNYDTQFNKHHNTKTYTETNQKTFGSNTHENNYNKNQLNKYQINDVEFNNSNVNRSTYKNNSSSSDNYNKYNNSSGNNLNSNGTWTWKKGDQCMAKYWEDNKYYNAEVTAVSARTCVVQFKDFNNYEEVLQVDCIPITEDIAPSFVAPEVDNRRGGYRGPRYDQNKNSGMEFRRGGGGAAVPPGGSNRGHNKKRTQQRTAQPIYQPPAQRR